One region of Nycticebus coucang isolate mNycCou1 chromosome 10, mNycCou1.pri, whole genome shotgun sequence genomic DNA includes:
- the FASLG gene encoding tumor necrosis factor ligand superfamily member 6: MQQPFNYPYPQIYWVDSSASSPWDPPGSALPCPTSVPARPGQRRPPPPPPPLPPPLPPLPLPPRKKRRDQSTGRCLLVVFFMVLVALVGLGMGMFQLYHLQKELAQLRESTGQSHTASSLEKQIGNPSPPSDKKELKKVAHLTGKPNSKSLPLEWEDTYGIALISGVKYKKGALVINDTGLYFVYSKVYFRGPSCNNQPLSHKVYVRNTKYPQDLVIMDGKVMDYCTAGQMWARSSYLGAVFNLTSADHVYVNVSEISLVNFEESRTFFGLYKL; this comes from the exons ATGCAGCAGCCTTTCAATTACCCGTATCCCCAGATCTACTGGGTGGACAGCAGTGCCAGTTCTCCCTGGGACCCTCCAGGCTCAGCCCTCCCCTGTCCGACCTCTGTGCCCGCAAGGCCTGGTCAAAGGAGACCACCGCCACCGCCTCCACCGCTGCCACCACCGCTGCCCCCACTGCCCCTGCCACCCCGGAAGAAGAGGAGGGACCAGAGCACAGGCCGGTGTCTCCTCGTGGTGTTTTTCATGGTTCTGGTGGCCCTGGTTGGATTGGGGATGGGGATGTTTCAGCTCTACCACCTGCAGAAGGAGCTGGCCCAACTCCGAGAG TCCACTGGACAAAGTCATACAGCATCATCTCTGGAGAAGCAAATAG GCAACCCCAGTCCACCTTCTGATAAAAAGGAGCTGAAGAAAGTGGCCCATTTAACAG GCAAGCCGAACTCAAAGTCCCTGCCTCTGGAATGGGAAGACACCTATGGAATTGCCCTGATCTCTGGAGTGAAGTATAAAAAGGGTGCCCTTGTGATCAATGACACCGGGCTGTACTTTGTATACTCCAAAGTGTACTTCCGGGGTCCATCTTGCAACAACCAGCCCCTGAGCCACAAAGTCTACGTGAGGAACACTAAGTATCCCCAGGACCTGGTGATAATGGATGGGAAGGTCATGGACTACTGTACTGCAGGGCAGATGTGGGCCCGCAGCAGCTACCTGGGGGCTGTGTTCAATCTCACCAGTGCCGATCATGTGTATGTCAATGTGTCTGAGATCTCCCTGGTCAATTTTGAGGAATCTAGGACATTTTTTGGCCTATATAAACTCTAA